From the Bacillota bacterium genome, one window contains:
- a CDS encoding DUF1957 domain-containing protein has translation MATEVHREAGLSPDPPAGDTGPRGSLVFVFHSHIPYCRKAGMWPFGEEWLYEAMLESYILLLELLRAVPWEPLAEAQGAERTRTRRSQGEGGGSGADEPARAGHLSAVQRKGSVSVTLGITPILLDQLDDDYMREGFLRWAEARLARAENDRGRFRLAGDRARERQAAAYCERYGRAINVFRSEYACDIAGAFGELQERGVVEIITSAATHAYLPLLREDTSIRAQLAAGCESYTRRFGRAPRGIWLPECAYRPGLEDYLQALGLEYFFVDRHAVEGGEPIGIASGHGDGPTGTGARAEAGGGAVHATAAGAGAAWSRPARADQTLAGQARAGRGGESGRTTFKPYFVSGSRVACFGRNERVTAQVWSSWLGYPGDGAYREFHKKDDISGLQYWRVTSRDTDLGAKEVYDVDAASAKLREHAAHFVGLVHELVNDWWVKTGEHGVVVAPYDTELFGHWWYEGVEWLGEVLKGLSGSAWLAARSAGQVLDEHPPQEAIDVTESSWGRGGGHDVWFNDGTAWMWEIIHAAEARVKRLAALCEPDGGRSAGRPAGQLEGGGRACPDFLDSIKAQALREFFLLMSSDWPFLVTERQATEYGARRFREHAERFDRLMDYAEEVLEAAGPGGIGAGSGASVEAREEAARYLATVSDLDDAFPWLDFSVLSPK, from the coding sequence ATGGCCACCGAGGTGCATCGCGAGGCGGGTCTTTCGCCGGATCCTCCGGCGGGCGACACCGGACCCAGAGGATCTCTCGTATTCGTGTTTCATAGCCACATACCCTATTGTCGTAAGGCGGGAATGTGGCCTTTCGGAGAGGAATGGCTGTACGAGGCGATGCTCGAATCGTACATCCTGCTCTTGGAGCTCCTCCGGGCGGTTCCTTGGGAACCCCTGGCAGAGGCGCAAGGGGCGGAGCGCACACGGACGCGGCGGTCGCAGGGGGAGGGGGGCGGCTCGGGAGCAGATGAGCCTGCCAGAGCGGGGCACCTCTCCGCCGTGCAGCGCAAGGGGTCCGTGAGCGTGACTTTGGGCATCACCCCGATCCTCCTGGACCAGCTTGATGATGATTACATGCGCGAGGGCTTTCTGAGATGGGCGGAGGCCCGCCTCGCGCGGGCAGAGAACGACCGGGGCCGGTTCAGGCTTGCGGGCGATCGCGCCCGCGAGCGACAGGCGGCGGCCTACTGTGAGAGGTACGGGCGCGCGATAAACGTGTTCCGCAGCGAGTACGCCTGCGACATCGCGGGGGCGTTCGGCGAGCTCCAAGAGCGCGGGGTGGTCGAGATAATCACGTCGGCGGCTACGCATGCCTACCTGCCGCTCCTACGCGAGGACACGTCTATTCGAGCCCAGCTCGCCGCCGGATGTGAGAGTTACACGAGGCGTTTCGGCAGGGCTCCGCGGGGGATATGGTTGCCGGAGTGCGCCTACAGGCCCGGCTTGGAAGACTATCTTCAGGCGCTGGGCCTGGAGTACTTCTTCGTCGACAGGCATGCTGTCGAAGGCGGGGAGCCCATCGGCATAGCGAGTGGTCACGGTGATGGGCCAACGGGCACGGGGGCGCGGGCCGAAGCGGGCGGCGGCGCGGTTCACGCGACGGCTGCGGGCGCCGGTGCCGCTTGGAGCAGGCCCGCCCGAGCTGACCAGACCCTGGCCGGCCAGGCGCGAGCAGGCCGGGGCGGCGAGTCGGGACGAACGACTTTCAAGCCCTACTTTGTGAGTGGGTCGCGTGTGGCATGCTTCGGGAGGAACGAGCGCGTAACGGCCCAGGTGTGGTCGTCGTGGCTTGGTTATCCCGGTGATGGGGCGTATCGGGAGTTCCATAAGAAGGACGATATCTCGGGCCTCCAATACTGGCGCGTCACGTCGAGGGACACGGACCTGGGAGCGAAAGAGGTTTACGATGTCGATGCGGCGTCGGCCAAGCTCAGGGAACACGCAGCCCACTTCGTCGGACTCGTCCACGAGCTTGTAAACGACTGGTGGGTGAAGACGGGCGAGCATGGCGTGGTCGTGGCGCCGTACGATACGGAGCTCTTCGGACACTGGTGGTACGAGGGAGTGGAGTGGCTCGGCGAAGTGCTCAAGGGGCTCTCAGGGAGTGCCTGGCTGGCCGCGAGATCCGCGGGGCAGGTGCTCGACGAGCACCCACCGCAGGAGGCCATCGATGTTACCGAGTCGTCGTGGGGACGAGGCGGGGGGCACGATGTGTGGTTCAACGACGGGACCGCCTGGATGTGGGAGATCATCCACGCAGCCGAAGCGCGGGTGAAAAGGCTCGCGGCGTTGTGCGAGCCTGACGGTGGCCGGTCGGCCGGTCGGCCGGCGGGCCAGCTGGAGGGAGGCGGTCGTGCCTGTCCCGACTTCCTTGATAGCATAAAGGCCCAGGCGTTGAGGGAGTTCTTCCTGCTCATGTCCAGCGACTGGCCGTTCCTCGTGACGGAACGGCAGGCGACGGAGTATGGGGCGAGGCGTTTCAGGGAGCATGCCGAGAGGTTTGACAGGCTCATGGACTACGCGGAGGAGGTCCTCGAGGCGGCCGGGCCCGGTGGCATTGGGGCTGGGTCGGGAGCGAGCGTCGAAGCCCGCGAGGAGGCCGCGCGTTACCTCGCCACAGTGAGCGACCTGGATGACGCGTTCCCGTGGCTCGATTTCTCGGTGCTGTCGCCGAAGTAA
- a CDS encoding nitroreductase has protein sequence MDFMDVVKERRSVRAYQNRDVSVDTLERVLEAARLAPSASNRQMWKFIVVRDPERRQRLAEAANGQSFVAQAPVVIAGVALRTNHVMSCEVPSYAVDLAIAMEHIALAAASEGLGTCWIGAFSQPKAREVLGVPDQYKIVALMPLGYPADSPRPKIRKSLKDIVCYERFSE, from the coding sequence ATGGATTTCATGGATGTCGTCAAGGAGCGACGAAGCGTGCGTGCTTACCAGAACCGGGACGTATCCGTTGACACCCTCGAAAGGGTGCTGGAGGCTGCGAGGCTCGCGCCGTCCGCGAGCAACCGTCAGATGTGGAAGTTCATCGTGGTGCGCGATCCGGAGAGGCGCCAGCGCCTGGCGGAGGCTGCCAACGGCCAGTCGTTCGTGGCTCAGGCGCCAGTGGTGATAGCTGGGGTCGCCCTGCGCACTAACCACGTGATGAGCTGTGAAGTCCCCAGTTACGCGGTGGACCTCGCTATCGCCATGGAGCACATCGCGCTCGCGGCCGCGTCCGAGGGGCTCGGCACGTGTTGGATCGGAGCGTTCTCGCAGCCGAAGGCCAGGGAGGTTCTGGGGGTTCCGGATCAGTACAAGATCGTTGCGCTGATGCCGCTGGGATACCCAGCCGACAGCCCGAGACCCAAGATAAGGAAATCCCTCAAAGACATCGTCTGTTACGAGAGATTCTCAGAGTGA
- a CDS encoding nucleoside phosphorylase, whose translation MAPYLGARDGERGGEMMAGTACGRGKPELKLEVLNVGGPEYTQHHIKARDEDIARYCFIPGDHIRGRKIAERLEDVRQVSATRGMFVHTGYYGGVRMTVCSTGMGGPQVAIAMEELGRMGADTFIRVGSAGGLQDNIGVGDIAIATATYRDGGTSYKFLPGPFPAVADFFVTRTLYDVARELGARIHIGVVSAGDAFYAPPNPEFNKMLVDAGVICVEMESDTVFILGHYRRFRCGALFVMDGGPKTKVIKSAGKVSIPIANHATDEDFLRGEDMIISIALEAMKRIALEDQDRSAKAGD comes from the coding sequence ATGGCGCCATACTTAGGTGCGCGAGATGGGGAAAGGGGAGGAGAGATGATGGCAGGGACAGCTTGTGGCCGTGGGAAGCCCGAGCTCAAGCTCGAAGTGCTGAACGTGGGCGGGCCGGAGTACACCCAACACCACATCAAGGCCCGGGACGAGGACATCGCGCGTTATTGTTTCATTCCGGGCGACCACATTCGCGGCAGAAAGATCGCCGAGCGGCTGGAAGACGTCAGGCAAGTAAGCGCCACGAGGGGGATGTTCGTTCATACCGGCTATTATGGTGGCGTGCGGATGACCGTGTGTTCCACGGGGATGGGCGGGCCCCAGGTGGCTATCGCCATGGAGGAGCTAGGCAGGATGGGGGCGGACACGTTCATCCGGGTCGGCTCGGCCGGCGGGCTTCAGGATAACATCGGCGTGGGGGATATCGCGATCGCCACGGCAACGTATCGCGACGGGGGGACCTCGTACAAGTTCCTCCCCGGGCCCTTCCCTGCGGTGGCCGACTTTTTTGTGACCCGCACGCTTTATGACGTCGCTCGTGAGCTCGGGGCGCGCATCCACATCGGCGTAGTGTCCGCCGGAGACGCTTTCTACGCTCCGCCAAACCCGGAGTTCAACAAGATGCTGGTGGACGCGGGGGTCATATGTGTCGAAATGGAGAGCGACACAGTGTTCATCCTTGGGCACTACCGACGGTTCCGATGCGGCGCGTTGTTCGTCATGGATGGCGGGCCGAAGACCAAAGTGATCAAGTCGGCCGGCAAGGTATCGATACCCATTGCCAACCACGCCACAGATGAGGATTTCCTGCGCGGCGAGGACATGATCATCTCCATCGCGCTCGAGGCCATGAAACGGATCGCCCTCGAAGACCAGGATAGGAGCGCGAAAGCCGGAGATTGA
- a CDS encoding cation:proton antiporter encodes MVPKRGETDVTSMNIVLSGGFLLLVGLIAGKAANLLKFPAVTGYLVAGIVVGPPVLNLLTQDLLSASVWISHGALALIAFSIGSEFTVDNIRRLGPRVLVIATLEALGGTVAVFAAMRLVFHQSVAVSLLFGAIAAATAPAATIMVVRELRARGPMTDTLLAVVAIDDPVCVMVFGVASGIVVMLTGDGSLSLTSMILQPIAEILSAIGMGAAAGILVTRLMVGLRDRSETQVLMLGSILAAAGLAIAIGLSPLLTCMALGSTVGNLSKRSGIAFEAIKALDTPIYVVFFVLSGAGLHTELLRSVGILGIGYVLFRIIGKIAGAAVGGALTKAPGVVQKYLGLGLVPQAGVALGLSLLVKQQFPGIGEMISTTVVASTVVYELIGPVFSKMGITLAGEVGMARDESV; translated from the coding sequence GTGGTCCCGAAGAGAGGCGAGACAGACGTGACGAGCATGAACATCGTGCTAAGTGGGGGGTTTTTGCTGCTGGTTGGGCTTATAGCGGGAAAGGCGGCCAACCTGCTTAAGTTCCCCGCTGTGACGGGTTATCTTGTGGCGGGAATCGTCGTTGGCCCACCGGTGCTGAATCTGCTTACGCAAGATCTTCTTTCAGCATCCGTGTGGATTAGCCATGGCGCACTGGCGCTTATAGCGTTCAGCATAGGGTCTGAATTCACAGTTGATAACATTAGGCGGCTCGGCCCAAGGGTGCTAGTGATCGCGACGCTCGAGGCACTCGGGGGCACCGTAGCCGTGTTCGCGGCAATGCGGCTGGTTTTCCATCAGTCGGTGGCGGTGTCACTCCTTTTCGGTGCCATAGCTGCGGCCACCGCCCCGGCGGCCACGATAATGGTGGTCCGTGAGCTTAGAGCACGCGGGCCCATGACGGATACCCTTCTTGCCGTGGTAGCGATAGATGATCCTGTATGCGTCATGGTCTTCGGTGTGGCATCCGGTATAGTGGTCATGCTCACGGGCGACGGATCGCTCTCCCTCACGTCCATGATCCTGCAACCTATCGCCGAAATCCTGAGCGCGATAGGCATGGGCGCAGCCGCGGGGATCCTGGTGACGCGTCTCATGGTTGGGCTGCGTGACCGCTCAGAGACGCAGGTGCTCATGCTGGGCTCGATCCTCGCCGCGGCGGGCCTGGCGATAGCGATCGGGTTGTCCCCGCTTCTTACTTGTATGGCTCTTGGATCAACGGTTGGCAATCTTTCCAAGCGATCAGGGATTGCGTTCGAAGCCATCAAGGCTCTGGATACTCCGATCTACGTGGTGTTCTTCGTGCTCTCAGGGGCCGGCCTCCACACCGAGCTCTTGAGAAGCGTCGGGATCCTTGGAATAGGCTATGTCCTCTTCCGCATCATAGGCAAGATAGCGGGTGCCGCAGTGGGTGGAGCGCTCACCAAGGCACCAGGCGTTGTGCAGAAATACCTGGGGCTGGGTCTGGTTCCGCAGGCTGGCGTGGCATTGGGCTTAAGTCTTCTTGTCAAGCAGCAATTCCCGGGCATCGGCGAGATGATATCCACGACTGTCGTAGCGTCAACGGTTGTCTATGAGCTGATAGGCCCGGTATTCTCAAAGATGGGGATCACGCTGGCCGGTGAAGTCGGGATGGCTAGAGACGAGAGCGTTTAG
- the rbsD gene encoding D-ribose pyranase — MKKSGIINPHLCEAIASLGHTDSLTICDAGLPIPAGVRRIDVTVCRGVPTFEQVLMAIAPELEVERVVMAEEALKENPGVVDLVRRAYPRVNVEFVPHERFKKLVEQSKAVVRTAEFRPYSNVLLYSGVEGLFEDSAGETTTDGR; from the coding sequence TTGAAAAAGTCAGGGATAATCAACCCGCACCTTTGTGAGGCCATCGCTAGCCTCGGACATACCGATTCGCTGACGATATGCGACGCGGGGTTGCCGATCCCTGCGGGAGTGAGGCGCATCGATGTCACCGTCTGCAGAGGGGTGCCCACGTTCGAGCAGGTCCTCATGGCGATCGCGCCAGAGCTGGAGGTCGAACGGGTGGTCATGGCCGAGGAGGCCCTGAAGGAGAACCCAGGTGTCGTGGACCTGGTCCGTAGGGCGTATCCCCGGGTCAATGTGGAATTCGTGCCTCACGAGCGCTTCAAGAAGCTGGTCGAGCAAAGCAAAGCGGTGGTTCGGACGGCGGAGTTCAGACCGTACTCCAACGTGCTCCTCTACTCCGGAGTCGAAGGGCTCTTCGAGGATTCCGCTGGAGAAACCACAACGGACGGGAGGTGA
- a CDS encoding glycosyltransferase family 4 protein, which translates to MRVLMLSYEYPPEVVGGLGAAVSGLARSLTRHGDEVHVICASSGGDAASSVQDGVKVSRVARSIIQASGDPYGGGGGAFLHTVMEANFGLTSRTVSEARGCDVYDVLHAHDWLVGFAAKSLKHALHIPLVLTVHSTEYGRNRGIHSDLQKYIHEVEWMITYEAWRVICCSHYMADELRRIFSLPGDKIDVIPNGVDPEMSRPPDAEFVRQTRLRFARPEDRLVFYVGRLVYEKGVHVLLDAVPQVLAEVPNTRFVIAGDGYYASVLQEKAAKMGLGQAVTFAGRISDEERDALYAAADVAVFPSLYEPFGIVALEAMARGTAVVASDVGGLSEVIRHEETGVKVYPGSADSLAWGIRRVLCDAGFRSLLSQRGREDALSRFGWDAVAASTHSVYERVRAEAARVAW; encoded by the coding sequence ATGCGCGTTTTGATGCTTTCGTACGAGTACCCGCCTGAGGTGGTCGGAGGGCTCGGTGCCGCGGTCTCGGGCCTCGCGAGATCTCTCACAAGACACGGCGATGAGGTGCATGTGATATGCGCGAGCTCCGGAGGAGACGCGGCGTCTTCGGTTCAAGACGGCGTGAAGGTGTCCCGGGTCGCGCGCTCGATCATCCAGGCAAGCGGTGATCCTTACGGCGGTGGCGGGGGGGCGTTCCTTCATACCGTCATGGAAGCCAACTTCGGGCTTACCAGCCGAACGGTATCGGAGGCGCGCGGCTGCGATGTATACGACGTTCTGCACGCTCACGACTGGCTGGTCGGGTTCGCGGCCAAGTCCCTCAAACACGCCCTGCACATACCGCTCGTCCTCACGGTTCACTCCACGGAATACGGTAGAAATAGAGGCATCCACTCGGACCTTCAGAAATACATTCATGAGGTCGAGTGGATGATCACCTATGAGGCGTGGAGGGTCATATGTTGCAGCCACTACATGGCTGACGAGCTCAGGAGGATATTCTCGCTGCCCGGGGACAAGATAGACGTCATCCCCAACGGCGTGGACCCCGAAATGTCTCGGCCGCCGGACGCGGAGTTCGTGAGGCAAACGCGACTTCGGTTCGCCCGTCCCGAGGATCGACTGGTTTTCTACGTGGGCAGGCTCGTATACGAGAAAGGAGTTCACGTGTTGCTCGACGCCGTCCCCCAGGTGCTTGCGGAGGTGCCGAACACGCGGTTCGTCATCGCTGGCGACGGGTACTACGCGAGCGTCCTCCAGGAAAAGGCCGCGAAAATGGGACTTGGCCAGGCGGTGACGTTCGCGGGCCGCATCAGCGATGAGGAGCGCGACGCGCTCTACGCCGCGGCCGATGTGGCGGTGTTCCCCAGCCTCTACGAGCCTTTCGGCATCGTGGCGCTGGAGGCGATGGCGAGGGGCACGGCGGTCGTGGCGTCGGACGTCGGCGGGCTTTCGGAGGTCATCCGGCACGAGGAGACGGGCGTCAAGGTCTACCCAGGGAGCGCCGACTCTCTTGCCTGGGGGATCCGCCGGGTGCTCTGCGACGCCGGCTTTCGGAGCCTCCTTTCGCAGCGCGGCCGCGAGGACGCGCTCTCAAGGTTCGGGTGGGACGCGGTCGCGGCCTCCACGCACTCTGTGTACGAACGTGTCCGCGCCGAGGCGGCCCGGGTGGCGTGGTAG
- the rbsB gene encoding ribose ABC transporter substrate-binding protein RbsB, translating into MKASRVLAAILCVAFFATLTGLTAAAAKPKVGLAISTLNNPFFVDLRDGALEAAGKVGVEVNVADAQNDPNKQLSQVENFIQERVDIILINPCDSAAIVPAIKSANAAKIPVITVDRGSDGGEVVCHIASDNVEGGRMAGEYLAKLLNYKGKVVELEGIPGTSAARDRGKGFNEVIKKYPGIQVVARQEAGFDRAKGMTVMENILQAQPAIDGLFCHNDEMALGALRAIEAAGRLSAIKIVGFDATDDAVKAVKDGKMAATVAQKPRTMGAMAVETAKKVLDGASVDKFIPVPLELVTK; encoded by the coding sequence ATGAAGGCGTCCAGAGTCCTAGCGGCCATTCTGTGTGTAGCCTTTTTCGCGACCTTGACTGGTTTGACAGCGGCGGCCGCGAAGCCGAAGGTGGGTCTCGCCATATCCACTCTCAACAATCCGTTCTTCGTGGACCTCAGGGACGGAGCGCTTGAGGCGGCCGGCAAGGTAGGAGTGGAAGTGAATGTTGCGGATGCGCAAAACGACCCCAACAAGCAGCTCAGCCAGGTTGAGAACTTCATCCAGGAGCGTGTTGACATAATCCTCATCAACCCGTGTGATTCTGCAGCCATCGTGCCCGCCATAAAGTCGGCGAACGCAGCGAAGATACCGGTGATCACGGTGGATAGGGGATCCGACGGCGGCGAGGTGGTGTGCCATATAGCGTCCGATAACGTCGAGGGAGGGCGCATGGCTGGCGAGTATCTCGCGAAGCTTCTCAACTACAAGGGCAAGGTCGTGGAGCTCGAAGGCATACCTGGTACCTCGGCCGCGAGGGACAGGGGCAAGGGCTTCAACGAGGTCATCAAGAAGTACCCCGGCATCCAGGTCGTTGCACGCCAGGAAGCCGGGTTTGACAGAGCCAAGGGCATGACCGTCATGGAGAACATCCTGCAGGCTCAGCCCGCCATCGACGGGCTCTTCTGCCACAACGACGAGATGGCTCTGGGTGCGCTGCGCGCGATCGAAGCCGCCGGGCGCCTGTCAGCCATCAAGATCGTTGGGTTCGACGCGACGGACGACGCCGTGAAAGCCGTAAAGGACGGCAAGATGGCCGCGACAGTCGCTCAGAAGCCACGAACGATGGGGGCCATGGCGGTGGAGACCGCCAAGAAAGTACTTGATGGCGCGAGTGTTGATAAGTTCATACCTGTCCCGCTCGAGCTTGTCACAAAGTAG
- a CDS encoding NTP transferase domain-containing protein translates to MKAVVMAGGEGTRLRPLTCNRPKPMVPVANKPIIQHIFELLKRHGITDIAVTLYYLADEIESFFSDGAELGLHLSYSVEDVPLGTAGSVKKAAEVFGRERVLVISGDALTDIDLREAVRFHEEKSAVATIVTTRVDNPLEYGIVVTDDEGRIRRFLEKPSWGEVFSDTVNTGIYILEPEVLDYIDPGRPVDFSQDVFPALLRDGKGLYAYVASGYWCDVGNIQQYRQAQVDAVMGKVKVEIPGNKMGADIWVGEGTEIAPDARLSGPLVIGRNCLIGPGAGCFEYTFMGDNCIIERDAVIQRSILWPDTFVGQGAEVRGAIVGQHAIVKDFVTCHEGVVVGDRCRIEQGAMLQPQIKVWPNKIIEPGSRVTMSLIWGTKWPGSIFKDRGVTGLTNIELTPEFAMKLGASFGSSIGKGATVTTSRDDHPASRMILRSIICGLMTVGVNIFDLRSTPLPVSRYNIKPLGVDGGVHIRVSPDNPKLTLIELFGRQGINLPRAHERKIENIFFREDFRRTDADEVGKLEFPGRVLEPYTEAFFNYVDERIIAESRISVVVDYAYSRLSMFLPSIFGRLGCEMVALNAYPDHSRAPKTREDREAHLKKLSETVSTLKADVGVLVESDGERLALVDETGRVVEGNTLLAAMVWLATRDAAGTAGGATGDGVLIAATVGATSAVDRIAAQHGARIVRTREDARSLMEFASRAGQDVLFAGDTEGGFIFPRFQPAFDAMFSLAKVFEFLARQGVRLSCVVDNLAIPPMVTGSVACPWEYKGRVMRVLAEETGDMRREFIDGLRLFFDDGWVLVLPDPSEPLIHIYSEAAAAESAAGRAKEYADRVAAIIGI, encoded by the coding sequence ATGAAAGCGGTGGTCATGGCGGGTGGAGAGGGAACCAGGCTGCGTCCGCTTACGTGCAACCGTCCGAAACCGATGGTGCCCGTGGCCAACAAGCCCATCATACAGCACATCTTCGAGCTCCTGAAGCGCCACGGCATCACGGACATCGCCGTCACGCTCTATTATCTTGCCGACGAGATCGAGAGCTTCTTCAGCGACGGGGCCGAGCTCGGGCTGCACCTCTCCTATTCGGTGGAGGATGTGCCCCTCGGGACCGCCGGCAGCGTAAAGAAGGCTGCCGAGGTATTCGGCAGGGAACGAGTGCTCGTCATAAGCGGTGACGCGCTCACCGACATCGACCTTCGGGAAGCGGTGAGGTTTCACGAGGAGAAATCGGCTGTCGCTACCATAGTCACCACGAGGGTCGACAACCCCCTCGAGTACGGCATCGTGGTCACCGATGACGAAGGTAGAATCCGCAGGTTCCTGGAGAAGCCGAGCTGGGGGGAGGTGTTCAGCGACACGGTCAATACCGGGATATACATCCTCGAGCCCGAGGTGCTCGACTACATCGACCCGGGGAGGCCCGTCGATTTCAGCCAGGACGTTTTCCCCGCGCTTCTCCGCGACGGGAAAGGGCTATACGCGTACGTGGCATCCGGGTACTGGTGCGATGTCGGCAACATCCAGCAGTACAGGCAGGCCCAGGTGGACGCCGTGATGGGTAAAGTGAAGGTGGAGATCCCGGGCAACAAGATGGGCGCCGACATCTGGGTTGGCGAGGGCACGGAGATCGCTCCTGACGCCCGCCTCTCCGGCCCGCTCGTCATAGGCCGGAACTGCCTGATAGGCCCCGGCGCCGGCTGTTTTGAGTACACCTTCATGGGTGACAACTGCATAATCGAGAGGGATGCGGTCATCCAGCGAAGCATCCTATGGCCCGACACCTTCGTGGGCCAGGGCGCCGAGGTGCGGGGCGCCATAGTCGGGCAGCACGCGATCGTCAAGGACTTCGTCACGTGCCATGAGGGCGTGGTCGTAGGCGACAGGTGCAGGATCGAGCAAGGCGCCATGCTCCAGCCCCAGATCAAGGTCTGGCCGAACAAGATCATCGAGCCGGGGTCGCGTGTCACCATGAGCCTCATTTGGGGCACGAAGTGGCCGGGCTCCATCTTCAAAGACAGGGGCGTCACGGGCCTCACAAACATCGAGCTCACGCCCGAGTTCGCGATGAAGCTCGGGGCGTCGTTCGGCAGCTCCATCGGCAAGGGGGCGACCGTCACGACGAGCCGCGACGACCATCCGGCGTCCAGGATGATCCTCAGGTCCATCATCTGCGGCCTCATGACGGTGGGCGTGAACATCTTCGACCTCCGGTCCACACCCCTTCCCGTGAGCCGCTACAACATAAAGCCCCTCGGGGTGGACGGCGGGGTGCACATCCGGGTATCTCCGGACAATCCCAAGCTCACCCTAATCGAGCTCTTCGGCAGGCAGGGCATCAACTTGCCCAGGGCTCACGAACGCAAGATCGAGAACATCTTCTTCCGCGAGGACTTCCGCCGCACCGACGCGGACGAGGTAGGTAAGCTGGAGTTCCCCGGACGGGTGCTCGAGCCTTACACGGAGGCTTTCTTCAACTACGTGGACGAGCGTATCATCGCGGAGTCGCGCATTAGCGTGGTTGTGGACTACGCTTACAGCAGGCTGTCGATGTTCCTCCCGAGCATCTTCGGGAGGCTGGGATGCGAGATGGTCGCCCTGAACGCGTACCCCGACCACTCGCGCGCCCCGAAGACCCGTGAAGACCGAGAGGCCCATCTCAAAAAGCTGTCGGAGACCGTGAGCACGCTCAAGGCCGACGTCGGGGTGCTGGTGGAAAGCGACGGCGAGCGCCTGGCGCTCGTGGACGAAACGGGCAGGGTGGTGGAAGGCAACACGCTCCTTGCGGCCATGGTTTGGTTGGCGACGCGCGATGCGGCCGGGACGGCGGGCGGCGCGACCGGGGACGGTGTTCTCATCGCGGCGACCGTGGGCGCCACGAGCGCCGTGGACCGGATCGCGGCACAGCATGGCGCGAGAATAGTACGGACTAGGGAGGACGCCCGGTCTCTGATGGAGTTCGCCTCCAGGGCGGGCCAGGACGTGCTCTTTGCCGGCGATACCGAAGGCGGATTCATCTTCCCCAGATTCCAGCCGGCGTTCGACGCCATGTTCTCGCTGGCAAAGGTCTTCGAGTTCCTCGCGCGCCAGGGCGTCAGGTTGTCTTGCGTTGTGGATAACCTGGCGATTCCGCCCATGGTGACCGGTTCGGTGGCCTGCCCATGGGAGTATAAGGGCCGGGTCATGCGAGTGCTGGCCGAAGAGACGGGAGATATGCGACGCGAATTCATCGACGGCCTGCGCCTCTTCTTTGATGATGGCTGGGTGCTCGTCTTGCCAGACCCGTCGGAGCCTTTGATCCACATTTACTCCGAGGCCGCCGCCGCGGAGAGCGCTGCCGGCAGGGCGAAGGAGTATGCTGACAGGGTCGCGGCCATCATCGGAATCTAG
- a CDS encoding prenyltransferase has product MGTGAVKGPVYTIRRILNVLWFWAGATRAAFSSASMVPVALGGAVAASHGSFATVPFLLSAAGVLALHLGANLVNDYYDFASGADEIRDDRTPFYGGGTILVNGTLDPYEVSQAYRALFAAAALISLILAVSRGPAVVALGLAGFLCGYCYTAPPLRLSYIGLGEATIGLSFGPLTVISVYYVQAGRLDAGALEALAASLPVGLLVAAIVFVNEFPDRAADSACGKRTLVARLSLRTAAAGYAALVLAPFAVIAAAISLGWLPRATALTYLAAPLAFLGIRNLRAAYGLSASRRAAAASGGYVASCQVAASLFTILLHLAVGLLLSLGFMLG; this is encoded by the coding sequence GTGGGAACGGGTGCGGTAAAAGGTCCAGTATACACCATTCGGCGCATTCTCAACGTGCTTTGGTTCTGGGCGGGTGCCACGCGCGCGGCCTTCTCGTCCGCGAGCATGGTGCCGGTGGCGCTGGGTGGCGCCGTGGCGGCCTCTCACGGCTCCTTCGCCACGGTGCCGTTCTTGTTGAGCGCCGCGGGCGTGCTCGCCCTGCACCTGGGGGCCAACCTCGTCAACGACTACTACGACTTCGCGAGCGGTGCGGATGAGATCCGCGACGACCGAACTCCCTTCTATGGGGGCGGCACGATCCTCGTTAACGGGACGCTGGACCCGTACGAGGTCTCTCAGGCCTACAGGGCGCTCTTCGCCGCGGCCGCCCTAATAAGTCTCATCCTGGCCGTGTCCCGAGGACCAGCTGTGGTCGCCCTGGGCCTTGCGGGCTTCCTCTGCGGCTACTGCTACACCGCACCGCCTCTGCGTCTCTCCTACATCGGGCTCGGCGAGGCCACGATCGGCCTCTCGTTCGGCCCGCTCACCGTCATCAGCGTATACTACGTGCAGGCCGGGAGGCTGGACGCAGGCGCACTCGAGGCCCTCGCCGCCTCGCTCCCAGTGGGCCTGCTGGTTGCAGCCATAGTCTTTGTGAACGAGTTCCCGGACCGCGCGGCCGACAGCGCCTGCGGCAAGCGCACGCTCGTCGCGCGCCTATCCCTACGGACAGCCGCAGCGGGTTACGCCGCGCTCGTGCTCGCGCCGTTTGCCGTCATCGCCGCAGCCATTTCCCTCGGATGGCTCCCGCGGGCGACGGCGCTCACGTATCTCGCCGCACCTCTGGCGTTTCTGGGCATCCGCAACTTGCGCGCGGCTTACGGCCTCTCCGCATCGCGCCGCGCCGCCGCGGCCAGCGGAGGGTACGTCGCGTCATGTCAGGTAGCCGCGAGTCTCTTCACCATTCTCTTGCACTTAGCGGTTGGGCTCCTCCTCTCCCTGGGGTTCATGCTAGGGTAG